One Phycisphaerales bacterium genomic window carries:
- a CDS encoding GC-type dockerin domain-anchored protein: protein MKRAWLIGCGAAAGLAACANAQVFVGLEGGSPATYTSDLSGFPTVAWDAGVSVDVSGAAGKGDGGVYFCNGAFTTVLYEHDFRGSPTRLATIDRDMHALAYDGQTLYGYSNFSSTKGIYSIDPATGVTELVYDIHTGTSFRFFALDYNAADGLLYGYTEYGDTGLWAIDVDAQEMTKIVDPFPASNTQGRAMAIGDNTVYILSTRGADGVPAFAYDLSQGTGGEWVVFTNPYTDSNATGGAAWLGPLESPCRADFDGDGELTIFDFLAFQNAFDAGDPAADFDGDGELTIFDFLAFQNEFDAGCP from the coding sequence ATGAAGCGTGCGTGGTTGATTGGTTGTGGTGCGGCGGCGGGGCTGGCAGCATGCGCGAATGCCCAGGTATTCGTGGGCCTTGAGGGTGGATCGCCCGCTACGTACACCTCCGACTTGTCGGGCTTCCCGACCGTTGCGTGGGATGCCGGCGTGAGCGTCGACGTCAGCGGCGCCGCGGGCAAGGGCGATGGCGGCGTCTACTTCTGCAACGGCGCGTTCACAACCGTGCTCTACGAGCATGACTTCCGGGGCTCGCCCACGCGCCTGGCGACCATCGACCGCGACATGCATGCCCTGGCGTACGACGGCCAGACGTTGTATGGCTACTCGAACTTCTCCAGCACCAAGGGCATCTACAGCATCGACCCCGCCACGGGTGTCACCGAGCTGGTGTACGACATCCACACCGGCACCAGCTTCCGCTTCTTTGCACTCGACTACAACGCGGCCGACGGTTTGCTTTACGGCTACACCGAATACGGCGACACGGGCCTGTGGGCGATCGACGTCGATGCGCAGGAGATGACCAAGATCGTCGATCCCTTCCCCGCCAGCAATACGCAGGGGCGGGCGATGGCGATCGGCGACAACACGGTGTACATCCTGTCGACGCGCGGCGCCGATGGCGTGCCGGCGTTCGCCTACGACCTCTCGCAGGGCACAGGCGGCGAGTGGGTCGTGTTCACCAACCCCTACACCGACAGCAATGCGACCGGCGGCGCCGCGTGGCTCGGCCCGCTCGAGTCGCCATGCCGAGCCGACTTCGACGGCGACGGTGAGCTGACGATCTTCGACTTCCTCGCCTTCCAGAACGCCTTCGATGCCGGCGATCCGGCCGCCGACTTCGACGGCGACGGCGAGTTGACGATCTTCGATTTCCTGGCGTTCCAGAACGAGTTCGACGCGGGCTGCCCTTGA
- a CDS encoding asparaginase domain-containing protein, which yields MAPKTSLPPLPVERLIAVLTTGGTIEKTYDEYTGTLANHRSIVRRKLERFRLTAAEVSVREVMSKDSLEITDEDRRTILEAVRGALAGDPAPTGVVILHGTDTLSLTGDLLQAELAALSVPVILTGAMRPFAMQRSDGVQNLTEALFATGVLQPGVWCVFHGRALPFPGVAKDRQRGTFVRTGEA from the coding sequence ATGGCTCCCAAGACGTCCCTTCCGCCCCTGCCCGTCGAACGCCTCATCGCCGTGCTGACCACCGGCGGCACCATCGAGAAGACCTACGACGAGTACACCGGCACCCTTGCCAACCACCGCTCGATCGTCCGCCGGAAGCTCGAGCGTTTTCGGCTGACCGCGGCCGAGGTGTCGGTGCGTGAGGTCATGAGCAAGGACAGCCTGGAGATCACCGACGAAGACAGGCGGACGATCCTGGAGGCCGTGCGGGGCGCCCTGGCTGGCGATCCTGCGCCCACGGGCGTCGTCATCCTGCATGGCACCGACACGCTCTCGCTGACCGGAGACCTCCTGCAGGCCGAGCTTGCCGCGCTCTCGGTTCCGGTCATCCTGACCGGGGCGATGCGGCCTTTTGCGATGCAGCGCAGCGACGGCGTCCAGAACCTGACCGAGGCGCTCTTTGCAACCGGTGTGCTCCAGCCGGGCGTGTGGTGCGTGTTCCACGGCCGGGCGCTGCCGTTTCCCGGCGTGGCGAAGGATCGCCAACGCGGAACCTTCGTGCGCACGGGCGAGGCCTAG
- a CDS encoding CRTAC1 family protein, whose protein sequence is MSASLAASAVALLAGQAMGQAFTLEDVSRDVGIERTVYRSAMGMIAGINAADYNNDGHVDFFVPNTEGMPDLLYVNNGDGTFTEIAADVGVTGGDGVDKPRSRVALWFDYDGDRRLDLIVAGDSFFSPIDQIEWDWATPRLYRQLPDGTFEDVSDATGIGDLDLVSDHRGLDPGSGAFSLLRHVGSFSAGDLNGDGYLDLMIGLWSAAGENDPDEIGGRLLLNQPDLNTGGRRFEDVSIDVFAPGMADPGVDRFGSYWQIVMHDFDSDGLLDIYGACDMDKNHLWINQGSYEDPDRPGVRLLRPMLDVTDAAGATDDVPETDMGVSIADANADGVMDIFTTITDTPGSLLHNNFFLSQSDEPTYVESALEAGVSQQGGKFGWGWGTTFQDMNRDGWPDLLITNGFNACVDRPRMMIHDGDPDNVHFTEQVSDALTIIERGSTIVGADINRDGSVDLLHTVMLSAISPRCDESAIKVLRNVPDSGEPIASYITVRPRMEGPNFHAIGSVVRVELDGAQAQLDMIRTITAGISMAGQEPAEAYFGLGIDAQGSDPLRVTIQWPNGADPTVIEGTVDSLANQLLHVGPCSVVDLDGTPGLDFFDLLAYLNLFDNGDMRTDLAAPFGSLDFFDVLEAIQLIEAGCP, encoded by the coding sequence GTGTCCGCGTCCTTGGCCGCGAGCGCCGTGGCGCTCTTGGCCGGTCAGGCGATGGGGCAGGCCTTCACGCTCGAAGACGTCAGCCGCGACGTCGGCATCGAGCGGACCGTGTACCGCTCGGCGATGGGGATGATCGCCGGCATCAACGCGGCCGATTACAACAACGATGGGCACGTCGATTTCTTCGTGCCCAACACCGAGGGCATGCCCGACCTGCTGTACGTCAACAACGGCGACGGCACGTTTACCGAGATCGCGGCCGATGTGGGCGTGACCGGCGGCGATGGCGTTGACAAGCCACGCTCCCGCGTGGCGCTGTGGTTCGACTACGACGGCGATCGGCGCCTGGACCTGATCGTGGCGGGCGACTCGTTCTTCAGCCCCATCGATCAGATCGAGTGGGACTGGGCCACGCCCAGGCTCTATCGACAATTGCCCGATGGCACGTTCGAGGACGTCAGCGACGCCACCGGCATCGGCGATCTCGACCTGGTGAGCGATCATCGTGGGCTCGACCCCGGATCGGGCGCGTTTTCGCTGTTGCGCCACGTGGGCAGTTTCTCGGCGGGCGACCTCAACGGCGACGGGTACCTCGACCTGATGATCGGCCTGTGGTCGGCCGCGGGCGAGAACGACCCCGACGAGATCGGCGGCCGGCTGCTGCTCAACCAGCCCGATCTGAACACCGGCGGCCGACGATTCGAGGACGTCTCGATCGACGTCTTCGCACCGGGCATGGCCGACCCGGGCGTGGATCGCTTCGGTAGCTACTGGCAGATCGTGATGCACGACTTCGACAGCGACGGACTGCTGGACATCTACGGCGCCTGCGACATGGACAAGAACCACCTGTGGATCAACCAGGGCAGCTACGAAGATCCGGATCGTCCGGGCGTGCGCCTGTTGCGCCCGATGCTCGACGTGACCGATGCAGCGGGCGCGACCGACGACGTTCCCGAGACCGACATGGGCGTCTCGATCGCCGATGCGAACGCCGACGGCGTGATGGACATCTTTACGACCATCACCGATACCCCCGGCTCGCTGCTGCACAATAACTTCTTTCTCAGCCAGAGTGACGAGCCTACGTACGTCGAGTCGGCGCTCGAGGCCGGCGTGAGCCAGCAGGGCGGCAAGTTCGGCTGGGGATGGGGCACCACCTTCCAGGACATGAACCGCGACGGCTGGCCCGATCTGCTCATCACCAACGGCTTCAACGCCTGCGTCGACCGCCCGCGGATGATGATCCACGATGGCGATCCGGACAACGTGCACTTCACCGAGCAGGTCAGCGACGCGCTCACCATCATCGAACGCGGCTCGACCATCGTCGGGGCCGACATCAACCGCGACGGCAGCGTCGATCTCCTGCACACCGTGATGCTCTCGGCCATCTCGCCTCGCTGCGACGAGTCGGCCATCAAAGTTCTTCGGAACGTGCCCGATAGCGGCGAGCCCATCGCGTCGTACATCACCGTGCGCCCACGAATGGAAGGGCCCAACTTCCATGCCATCGGCTCGGTCGTGCGTGTCGAACTCGACGGGGCCCAGGCCCAGCTCGACATGATCCGCACTATCACCGCGGGCATCAGCATGGCCGGGCAGGAGCCCGCCGAGGCCTACTTCGGCCTGGGCATCGATGCGCAGGGAAGCGACCCGCTGCGCGTCACCATCCAGTGGCCCAATGGCGCCGACCCAACCGTCATCGAGGGCACGGTCGACTCGCTGGCCAACCAGCTGCTGCACGTGGGGCCCTGCTCGGTGGTCGATCTGGACGGCACGCCGGGCCTCGATTTCTTCGACCTTCTGGCGTACCTGAACCTGTTCGACAACGGCGACATGCGGACCGACCTGGCCGCCCCGTTCGGCTCGCTCGACTTCTTCGACGTGCTCGAGGCGATCCAGCTCATCGAGGCCGGCTGCCCGTAA
- the rplU gene encoding 50S ribosomal protein L21: protein MYAIIEESGGQRKVTQGEEILIDLYKGGEASQGDSITFDRVLVIGDAGGSAKVGTPLVGGATVTAEVVEPVVKGEKIDIHKYRPKKASRSKTGHRQRYTLVKVTGLNG, encoded by the coding sequence ATGTACGCGATCATCGAAGAGTCGGGCGGCCAGCGCAAGGTGACCCAGGGCGAGGAGATCCTCATCGACCTCTACAAGGGCGGCGAGGCCAGCCAGGGCGACTCGATCACCTTCGACCGGGTCCTGGTCATTGGCGACGCGGGTGGCTCGGCCAAGGTCGGCACCCCGCTGGTCGGGGGCGCCACCGTGACGGCCGAGGTCGTCGAGCCGGTGGTCAAGGGCGAGAAGATCGACATCCACAAGTACCGCCCCAAGAAGGCCTCGCGCAGCAAGACCGGCCACCGCCAGCGCTACACGCTGGTGAAGGTCACCGGCCTGAACGGCTGA
- the typA gene encoding translational GTPase TypA: MADAGIRNVAIIAHVDHGKTSLVDGLLRQSGNFRAGELEKLAGGRGDLIMDSNPLERERGITILSKNCGVRYARPDGQHFAINIIDTPGHADFGGEVERVLRMADGALLLVDAFEGPMPQTRFVLGKALEAGLKPLVVINKCDRPDARPQGVINEVFDLLVELGAEDHAMDFPVIYASARDGWASAEQGTTGTDLRPLFEAILQHVPVPDDDASAPLQALVTTLAYSEYVGRIGIGRVFAGELKQGQTVAMLKRDGSRKDVRLTGLQRFEGLGRVDTASVRAGDLFAAVGIEAVDIGDTLADPEVAEPLPPVTIDEPTVSIVMRINDSPFGGQDGKFVTSRQIRERLDKELQSNVALRVAPGASADEFVVAGRGLLHLGILFETMRREGYEMSIGRPRVIIKDIDGEAHEPLEILVVDAPVNSVGKVMELVGARKGELKKMEDRGSHTSHLVFEITSRSLIGLRSRLLTATQGEAIMSHRFERYVPMMGEAGGRQNGVMIATEAGQVTAYAVEQLHDRGILFVKPGEKVYGGQVVGEHNRDNDIPVNIVRLKALTNIRSANKEATVTLKAPRAITLEDALEYIEDDELVELTPTSVRLRKKILDEGMRKRAERQKKDKEKVGAGA; the protein is encoded by the coding sequence ATGGCCGACGCAGGCATTCGGAACGTGGCGATCATCGCCCACGTCGATCATGGCAAGACCTCGCTGGTGGACGGGCTGCTCCGTCAATCGGGCAACTTCCGCGCGGGCGAGCTCGAAAAGCTCGCCGGCGGGCGCGGCGACCTCATCATGGACAGCAACCCGCTCGAACGCGAGCGGGGCATCACCATCCTCTCGAAGAACTGCGGCGTGCGCTACGCGCGGCCCGATGGGCAGCACTTTGCCATCAACATCATCGACACGCCGGGCCACGCCGACTTCGGCGGCGAGGTCGAGCGCGTGCTGCGCATGGCCGACGGCGCGCTGCTGCTGGTCGACGCGTTCGAGGGGCCGATGCCCCAGACGCGATTCGTGCTGGGCAAGGCGCTCGAGGCCGGGCTCAAGCCGCTGGTGGTGATCAACAAGTGCGATCGGCCCGATGCGCGCCCGCAGGGCGTCATCAATGAGGTCTTCGACCTGCTCGTTGAGCTGGGCGCCGAAGATCATGCGATGGACTTCCCGGTGATCTATGCATCGGCCCGCGATGGCTGGGCGTCTGCCGAGCAGGGTACGACGGGCACGGACCTGCGCCCGCTGTTCGAGGCAATCCTCCAGCACGTGCCCGTTCCCGACGACGATGCAAGCGCGCCGCTCCAGGCGCTCGTCACCACGCTGGCGTACAGCGAGTACGTCGGCCGAATCGGCATCGGCCGCGTGTTTGCCGGCGAGCTGAAGCAGGGCCAGACGGTCGCCATGCTCAAGCGCGACGGCAGCCGAAAGGACGTGCGGCTGACGGGGCTGCAGCGCTTCGAAGGATTGGGCCGCGTCGATACGGCCAGCGTGCGTGCTGGCGATCTGTTCGCGGCCGTGGGCATCGAGGCAGTGGACATCGGCGATACGCTGGCCGATCCCGAAGTGGCCGAGCCCCTGCCGCCGGTGACGATCGACGAGCCGACGGTGTCGATCGTCATGCGCATCAACGACTCGCCCTTCGGCGGGCAGGACGGCAAGTTCGTCACCAGCCGGCAGATCCGCGAGCGGCTGGACAAGGAGCTCCAGAGCAACGTGGCGTTGCGCGTGGCGCCCGGTGCGTCGGCCGACGAGTTCGTCGTGGCCGGCCGTGGCCTGTTGCACCTTGGCATCCTCTTCGAAACGATGCGGCGCGAGGGCTACGAGATGAGCATCGGCCGGCCGCGCGTGATCATCAAGGACATCGACGGCGAGGCTCACGAGCCGCTGGAGATCCTGGTGGTCGATGCGCCGGTGAACAGCGTGGGCAAGGTGATGGAGCTCGTCGGCGCTCGCAAGGGCGAGCTCAAGAAGATGGAAGACCGCGGCAGCCACACGAGCCACCTGGTCTTCGAGATCACCAGTCGCTCGCTCATCGGGCTGCGCAGCCGCCTTCTGACGGCGACGCAGGGCGAGGCCATCATGAGCCATCGCTTCGAGCGGTACGTGCCCATGATGGGCGAAGCGGGCGGGCGCCAGAACGGCGTGATGATCGCCACAGAGGCCGGGCAGGTCACCGCCTACGCCGTCGAGCAGCTCCACGACCGCGGCATCCTGTTCGTCAAGCCGGGCGAGAAGGTCTACGGCGGGCAGGTCGTGGGCGAGCACAACCGCGACAACGACATCCCGGTGAACATCGTCCGCCTCAAGGCCCTGACCAACATCCGCAGCGCCAACAAGGAAGCCACCGTCACCCTTAAGGCCCCGCGGGCCATCACGCTCGAGGACGCGCTGGAATACATCGAGGACGACGAGCTCGTCGAGCTCACCCCCACCAGCGTGCGCCTGCGCAAGAAGATCCTCGACGAGGGCATGCGCAAGCGTGCGGAGCGGCAGAAAAAGGACAAGGAGAAAGTCGGTGCGGGAGCCTGA
- a CDS encoding sigma-70 family RNA polymerase sigma factor — MDRTTEQDLIHDALAGDRSAAAALVQAHQVSLYAFMLRRCGRPEMAEDVVQEAFVRALTNLHRFDTRFRFSTWLFTIAKRLHCNAVQKCAPTYDSDLVAFSADDVHASEDSLDAREQRTRSRNDLDEALDRLPETQREIVVLFHQCDWPIARIAEHYLMPAGTVKSHLHRGRRKLRVALEAIRAERAAMRTAHSQSHSEQRVDRGVDR, encoded by the coding sequence ATGGACCGCACGACCGAACAAGACCTGATCCATGACGCGCTGGCGGGCGATCGCTCGGCGGCTGCCGCCCTCGTGCAGGCGCATCAGGTCTCGCTGTATGCCTTCATGCTCCGGCGTTGTGGTCGTCCGGAGATGGCCGAAGACGTGGTCCAGGAGGCGTTCGTTCGGGCGCTGACCAATCTGCATCGCTTCGACACGCGGTTCCGTTTTTCGACCTGGCTTTTCACGATCGCCAAGCGTCTGCACTGCAACGCGGTGCAGAAGTGCGCCCCGACGTACGACAGCGATCTCGTGGCATTCTCGGCCGACGACGTGCACGCCAGCGAAGACTCGCTCGATGCGCGCGAGCAGCGAACCCGCAGCCGCAACGACCTGGACGAAGCGCTCGATCGGTTGCCCGAGACGCAGCGCGAGATCGTCGTCCTGTTTCATCAATGCGACTGGCCGATCGCGAGGATCGCCGAGCACTATCTCATGCCTGCGGGCACCGTCAAGAGCCATCTGCACCGTGGCCGTCGCAAGCTCCGTGTCGCACTCGAGGCCATTCGAGCCGAACGTGCGGCCATGCGTACTGCCCATTCTCAGTCTCATTCAGAGCAACGGGTCGATCGTGGGGTGGATCGATGA
- a CDS encoding B12-binding domain-containing protein gives MCTDALRERFFDVLVSGDRVEARQVVLRALEAGDSAVDLITELYWPTYEKVEKLFRGDQLTKLSHHYATRLLRVLADQTAGLIVPKAGNGRSVVVVCGPRDSDDLAGQLAVDLLTSEGFRVTFGGGGIPNDELLAEIKSRQPSALVMFASGANDLPHIRDLIDTIHEQYPERPMQVAVGGGVFNRASGLAEEIGADLWGEDPLDVVEALVEQAHVRTPARPRRRRRKSAA, from the coding sequence ATGTGCACGGATGCTCTTCGCGAACGATTCTTTGACGTCCTTGTCTCAGGAGATCGGGTCGAGGCCCGCCAGGTGGTGCTCCGGGCACTTGAGGCGGGCGACTCGGCGGTCGACCTGATCACCGAGCTTTACTGGCCTACCTATGAGAAGGTCGAGAAGCTCTTCCGCGGCGACCAGTTGACCAAGCTGAGCCATCACTATGCCACACGCCTGCTCCGCGTGCTGGCCGACCAGACGGCCGGGCTCATCGTGCCCAAGGCCGGCAATGGTCGCAGCGTGGTGGTGGTATGCGGGCCTCGAGACTCGGACGACCTCGCCGGCCAGCTGGCGGTCGATCTGCTGACCAGCGAGGGCTTCCGCGTGACCTTCGGCGGCGGGGGCATTCCCAACGACGAGTTGCTGGCCGAGATCAAGTCTCGCCAGCCCTCGGCCCTGGTCATGTTCGCCTCTGGCGCGAACGACCTGCCGCACATCCGCGACTTGATCGACACGATCCATGAGCAGTACCCCGAGCGGCCCATGCAGGTCGCCGTGGGCGGCGGCGTGTTCAACCGGGCCAGCGGCCTGGCCGAGGAGATCGGCGCCGACCTGTGGGGCGAAGACCCGCTGGACGTCGTCGAGGCCCTGGTGGAGCAGGCCCACGTCCGGACGCCGGCCCGCCCGCGTCGTCGGCGTCGCAAGAGCGCCGCCTGA
- the ubiE gene encoding bifunctional demethylmenaquinone methyltransferase/2-methoxy-6-polyprenyl-1,4-benzoquinol methylase UbiE, which produces MNQTSPPEPDLKEASSPAWDGNTLTDPHQQSDKADRVRQMFTAIAGSYDLNNRVHSFLLDQRWRRHTVKRAAVQPGDVVVDVACGTGDLAEAFARTPAAAIIGVDFTHAMLERARHRQRLLQDHDSSKLFYVEGDAMALPLADACCDVLSIAFGLRNVQRPEAAIGEFARVLRPGGRLVILEFDRPALAPIRWGHDLYTKVIMPRTATWISGDRSGAYRYLPRSVETFLDRGRVIELMRATGLEEVSVRSLSGGICACYCGRKP; this is translated from the coding sequence ATGAACCAGACCTCTCCCCCGGAACCGGACCTGAAGGAAGCATCATCTCCCGCCTGGGATGGCAACACGCTCACGGATCCGCATCAACAGTCCGATAAAGCTGACCGCGTCCGCCAGATGTTCACCGCCATCGCCGGCTCGTACGACCTGAATAACCGGGTTCACTCGTTCCTGCTCGACCAACGGTGGCGCCGCCACACGGTGAAGCGGGCGGCCGTGCAACCGGGCGATGTGGTCGTCGACGTCGCCTGCGGGACGGGCGACCTGGCCGAGGCATTTGCCAGGACGCCGGCCGCCGCCATCATCGGCGTGGACTTCACGCACGCGATGCTCGAGCGGGCTCGTCATAGGCAACGTCTATTGCAGGACCATGATTCCAGCAAACTCTTCTATGTCGAGGGCGATGCGATGGCACTTCCCCTCGCAGATGCCTGTTGCGACGTGCTGTCCATCGCCTTTGGCCTGCGCAACGTGCAGCGCCCCGAGGCAGCCATCGGCGAGTTTGCCCGCGTGCTGCGGCCGGGCGGCCGGCTGGTCATCCTCGAATTCGATCGGCCCGCCCTGGCGCCCATCCGCTGGGGCCATGACCTGTACACCAAGGTCATCATGCCCCGGACGGCTACGTGGATCAGCGGCGACCGTTCGGGGGCATACCGATACCTGCCTCGCTCGGTGGAGACCTTCCTCGATCGCGGTCGCGTGATCGAGTTGATGCGTGCCACCGGGCTTGAAGAAGTGTCCGTGAGATCGCTCAGCGGCGGTATTTGCGCATGTTATTGCGGACGTAAGCCCTGA
- a CDS encoding M48 family metallopeptidase has protein sequence MPSFKKVLTAIALAAAASLTGCATDPTTGDTFFSIYSWDQETALGLEAAPSFTDEFGGPVPNEQVRAYVTEVGSSMVPHVEEGVPDDLPWEFTILNSDVVNAFALPGGQVFITRGLASQLDNEAQLAGVLGHEIGHVTARHGNQQMSRSVALQGGLAASALVIGAAGEDSVLREYGQYGLPVAQVGGQLVLLSYGRDAEYQADELGMRYMSRAGYKPSGQRGVMQKLAELGGGGQRPPAWLSTHPYPEARIERINELLRGEYAQAEASGANEKFPDRYRQRMLQPLASMPAAPPPPSEGSAMLLDSVIWCGLCREGEAEEQTLAARWGRRVSSH, from the coding sequence ATGCCCAGCTTCAAGAAGGTATTGACCGCCATCGCGCTCGCGGCCGCCGCGTCGCTCACCGGGTGCGCCACCGACCCCACCACAGGAGACACGTTCTTCAGCATCTACTCATGGGACCAGGAAACAGCCCTTGGCCTGGAAGCCGCGCCCTCGTTCACCGACGAGTTCGGCGGGCCGGTGCCCAACGAGCAGGTCCGGGCGTACGTCACCGAGGTCGGCTCGTCGATGGTTCCCCATGTCGAAGAGGGCGTGCCCGACGACCTGCCGTGGGAGTTCACGATCCTCAATTCCGACGTCGTAAACGCGTTCGCCCTGCCCGGCGGTCAGGTGTTCATCACGCGCGGCCTGGCGTCGCAGCTCGACAACGAAGCGCAGCTCGCCGGCGTGCTTGGTCACGAGATCGGCCACGTGACCGCGCGGCATGGCAACCAGCAGATGAGCCGATCGGTCGCGCTCCAGGGTGGGCTTGCCGCGAGCGCCCTGGTCATCGGCGCCGCGGGGGAGGACAGCGTACTCCGCGAGTACGGGCAGTACGGCTTGCCGGTCGCACAGGTCGGCGGCCAGCTCGTGCTGCTCAGTTATGGTCGTGACGCCGAGTATCAGGCCGACGAGCTCGGCATGCGCTATATGTCACGCGCGGGCTACAAGCCCAGCGGGCAGCGCGGCGTGATGCAGAAGCTGGCCGAGTTGGGCGGGGGCGGCCAGCGCCCGCCTGCCTGGCTCTCGACCCACCCCTACCCCGAGGCGCGCATCGAGCGCATCAACGAGCTCTTGCGCGGCGAGTACGCGCAAGCCGAGGCGAGCGGCGCCAACGAGAAGTTCCCCGATCGCTACCGCCAGCGCATGCTGCAGCCCCTGGCGAGCATGCCCGCGGCGCCACCGCCACCGAGCGAGGGCAGCGCGATGCTGCTCGATTCGGTGATCTGGTGCGGGTTGTGCCGCGAAGGCGAGGCGGAAGAGCAGACGCTGGCGGCGCGGTGGGGGCGGCGCGTGAGTTCGCACTAG